One genomic segment of Candidatus Saccharimonas sp. includes these proteins:
- a CDS encoding ABC transporter ATP-binding protein, translating into MNKSNLIEVKNLVKVYRDGNTYFKALNGVSFSIQKGESVAIIGKSGSGKSTLMHLLAALDKPNEGEILINGQNIAKMKKRELNKLRNQTFGFVFQQFFMNPKDTVLQNVILPLKIAGVGSRKRKEIALKALESVELTDKAKNKASNLSGGQKQRVCVARAIANSPEIIFADEPTGNLDSKTSKKIEDLLFGLNKENGITLIIVTHDESLAAKCDHQIRIQDGRIVSKGEK; encoded by the coding sequence ATGAACAAAAGTAATTTAATAGAAGTTAAGAATCTCGTCAAAGTTTATCGCGACGGCAATACATATTTTAAAGCACTAAATGGCGTTTCTTTTAGCATCCAAAAAGGTGAAAGTGTTGCAATTATTGGTAAATCTGGTAGCGGAAAATCGACACTTATGCACCTTTTAGCAGCGCTCGACAAACCAAATGAGGGTGAAATTTTAATTAATGGCCAAAATATTGCTAAAATGAAAAAACGCGAATTGAATAAACTTCGAAACCAAACTTTTGGCTTTGTTTTTCAACAATTCTTCATGAATCCAAAAGACACGGTTTTACAAAATGTGATTCTACCGCTTAAAATTGCCGGAGTTGGTTCAAGAAAGCGCAAAGAAATTGCTCTAAAAGCTCTCGAATCTGTTGAGCTAACCGACAAAGCTAAAAATAAAGCTTCTAATCTTTCTGGTGGTCAAAAACAACGTGTCTGCGTGGCTCGCGCAATTGCAAATTCACCAGAAATTATTTTCGCCGATGAACCAACAGGAAATCTCGACTCAAAAACAAGCAAAAAAATTGAGGATTTACTTTTTGGTTTAAATAAGGAAAATGGAATTACATTAATTATTGTAACGCATGATGAATCTTTGGCGGCAAAATGCGACCACCAGATTCGAATTCAAGACGGACGAATTGTTTCAAAAGGAGAAAAATAA
- a CDS encoding ABC transporter permease, whose translation MKFLDMVKTSASNLWRNKGRTFLTIIAVCIGSFTIALTSAVNIGVNDYIQKQLSVFGDDSIIYFKPKQDNGVAFGPQEYKEGDSKKPDSRYTQQTLNSKDLEKINKILNVKNARFYKMATPDYIQYKDSKKLTITSVIVEVEGQKFDFDFLAGGKPKNKDEVTISQDYLEPLGFKNAQAAIGEKVTFQVSDSLTGETKAFTQKISGVTAKSLIQSAMVTINEPAFNEIYDFQTRSLPKESKEKSISALAQIEGKITEDKLNQIKEDAKKAGYSANTAKDQVETIMNVVNGITGSLIVFGAIALLAASFGIINTLYMSVRERTREIGLMKAMGLSNRKIFQLFSIEAILIGLIGSILGIILASLAGDALNSFASKDFLKGLEGFNLTKFTIKNNITITLIIAVVAFLAGALPARSASKKDPIEALRYE comes from the coding sequence ATGAAATTTTTAGATATGGTCAAAACCTCAGCATCAAATTTATGGCGGAATAAAGGCCGAACTTTCTTGACGATTATCGCGGTTTGTATCGGCTCTTTTACCATAGCATTAACTTCTGCCGTGAATATCGGCGTGAATGATTATATCCAAAAACAGCTTTCGGTTTTTGGTGACGACTCTATAATTTATTTTAAGCCGAAGCAGGATAATGGCGTAGCTTTTGGACCTCAAGAATATAAAGAAGGTGATTCGAAAAAACCCGATTCACGGTATACACAACAAACCTTGAATTCTAAAGATCTTGAAAAGATTAACAAAATTTTAAATGTTAAAAATGCCCGCTTCTATAAAATGGCAACACCAGATTATATTCAATACAAAGACAGTAAGAAACTTACAATCACATCTGTTATAGTAGAAGTCGAAGGACAAAAATTTGACTTTGATTTCCTAGCTGGGGGTAAACCAAAAAATAAAGACGAGGTAACAATTTCTCAGGATTATCTTGAACCTCTAGGCTTTAAAAATGCCCAAGCTGCGATTGGTGAAAAAGTAACCTTTCAAGTTTCAGATTCTTTGACTGGCGAGACTAAAGCCTTTACTCAAAAAATTTCAGGCGTAACAGCTAAGAGCTTAATTCAATCAGCAATGGTGACAATTAACGAACCAGCCTTTAATGAAATTTATGACTTTCAAACAAGAAGCCTGCCAAAAGAGTCTAAAGAAAAAAGTATTTCTGCTCTAGCTCAAATTGAAGGAAAAATAACTGAAGATAAACTAAACCAAATCAAGGAAGACGCTAAAAAAGCGGGCTATTCAGCAAACACAGCTAAAGATCAAGTCGAAACTATCATGAATGTTGTAAATGGAATTACTGGATCTTTGATTGTTTTTGGAGCTATTGCACTTCTTGCGGCTAGCTTCGGAATCATTAATACACTTTACATGAGCGTGCGTGAACGGACTCGCGAAATTGGTTTAATGAAAGCAATGGGGCTTTCAAACCGAAAGATTTTCCAACTTTTCAGTATTGAAGCAATTCTGATTGGTTTAATTGGTTCAATTTTAGGAATTATACTCGCATCTTTAGCGGGAGATGCTTTAAATAGTTTTGCCTCAAAAGATTTCTTGAAAGGGCTTGAAGGATTTAATTTAACAAAGTTCACCATCAAAAATAACATAACTATAACTTTGATTATTGCGGTTGTAGCATTTTTGGCCGGAGCTTTGCCAGCACGAAGCGCCAGCAAAAAAGACCCAATCGAAGCTTTGAGATACGAATAG